A single window of Nocardia sp. NBC_01327 DNA harbors:
- a CDS encoding FAD-binding oxidoreductase has protein sequence MAFEQLRSAVRGRVLAPGDADFEQAVTPWNTAISQRAAVVVEAADAEDVAAVVRFARASGLAVATQPTGHGATGDIDTAILLRTGRLDSVHIDAERRLARVGAGANWGQVQAAAAEHGLTGLAGSNPVVGVTGYTLGGGLGWFGRSYGWASDAVRAFEIVDAQGEPARVTLSSDPELFWALCGGGGDVAVVTALEFELFPAPQLYGGRVVWPGERLPEVWDAFRELTSRAPDELTVWFHRFQFPNAPEMVALDIAYLGATEQGRELVAVIDRLGGAGSDTRAAMSTGNLGDICAEPTTPSPAVSRAALLTDLDDATLKVILAEPVAPLLNIQVRHLGGALARPGSGARGPVAEPYLLYLLGLGIPQLRDAVSAKQDAVVAALGAHVSGAKPYTFLAPGESATSAFDAVTADRLRAIKRDRDPHTVIRANFGV, from the coding sequence ATGGCTTTCGAACAATTGCGCAGTGCGGTCCGAGGCCGGGTGCTGGCGCCCGGCGACGCGGATTTCGAGCAGGCGGTCACGCCGTGGAATACCGCGATCTCGCAGCGGGCGGCCGTGGTGGTCGAGGCCGCCGATGCCGAGGATGTGGCCGCGGTGGTGCGGTTCGCTCGGGCATCGGGACTGGCCGTCGCGACCCAGCCGACCGGGCACGGCGCGACCGGCGATATCGATACCGCGATCCTGCTGCGCACCGGGCGGCTCGATTCCGTGCACATCGATGCGGAGCGGCGGCTCGCCCGGGTGGGCGCGGGCGCGAACTGGGGACAGGTGCAGGCGGCGGCCGCGGAGCACGGCCTGACCGGTCTGGCGGGCAGCAATCCGGTGGTGGGCGTGACGGGTTACACGCTCGGCGGCGGTCTGGGCTGGTTCGGCCGCAGCTACGGCTGGGCCTCGGATGCGGTGCGCGCCTTCGAGATCGTGGACGCGCAGGGCGAGCCGGCGCGGGTCACGCTGAGCAGCGATCCGGAACTGTTCTGGGCGCTGTGCGGCGGCGGCGGTGACGTCGCGGTGGTGACCGCACTCGAATTCGAACTGTTCCCCGCGCCGCAGCTGTACGGCGGTCGCGTGGTGTGGCCGGGCGAGCGCCTGCCGGAGGTCTGGGACGCGTTCCGCGAGTTGACCTCTCGGGCTCCCGATGAACTGACGGTGTGGTTCCACCGCTTCCAGTTCCCGAATGCCCCGGAGATGGTGGCGCTCGATATCGCCTACCTGGGCGCCACCGAGCAGGGCCGCGAGCTGGTGGCCGTCATCGATCGGCTGGGCGGAGCCGGTTCCGATACCCGCGCCGCCATGTCCACGGGAAATCTCGGTGATATCTGCGCCGAGCCGACCACGCCCAGTCCGGCTGTCTCCCGCGCCGCGCTGCTCACGGATCTGGACGATGCGACGCTCAAAGTGATTCTGGCCGAACCGGTTGCGCCGCTGCTCAATATTCAGGTGCGGCATCTGGGCGGCGCGCTGGCCCGGCCGGGTTCGGGTGCGCGCGGGCCGGTTGCCGAACCGTATCTGCTGTACCTGCTGGGCCTGGGCATTCCGCAGTTGCGAGATGCGGTGTCCGCCAAGCAGGATGCGGTGGTCGCAGCGCTCGGCGCGCACGTGAGTGGCGCGAAGCCGTATACATTCCTCGCCCCGGGGGAGTCCGCTACCTCGGCATTCGATGCGGTCACCGCCGATCGGCTGCGGGCGATCAAGCGAGACCGCGACCCGCACACGGTGATTCGCGCGAACTTTGGCGTATGA
- the mshB gene encoding N-acetyl-1-D-myo-inositol-2-amino-2-deoxy-alpha-D-glucopyranoside deacetylase codes for MTAPETGGLLLVHAHPDDESITTGGTIAHYRRRGVPVTVVTCTLGEEGEVIGEQWAQLVADQADQLGGYRILELTRALAALDAAPPRLLGGAGRWRDSGMAGTPSARNPRAFVNSGDAAVQELVRVILQLRPSVVVGYDPHGGYGHPDHIRAHEITMAAVDSAVELGWEVPKVYWTVTDSASLAMHTEALKRRTVDQLPGALPRGWRLPHDGELACVPHESVTTTVDIADSLAAKRAALRAHATQVTVAPSGREFALSNDIAQPVLPEEHYILVRGQRGQAGADGREHDLFAGLTDTYVSQSAGMRH; via the coding sequence GTGACCGCCCCCGAAACCGGTGGGCTGCTGCTGGTGCACGCCCATCCCGATGACGAATCCATCACCACCGGCGGCACCATCGCGCACTATCGGCGGCGCGGTGTGCCGGTCACCGTGGTGACCTGCACCCTCGGCGAGGAGGGTGAGGTCATCGGGGAGCAGTGGGCGCAGCTGGTCGCCGATCAGGCCGATCAGCTCGGCGGCTATCGCATTCTCGAATTGACCAGGGCCCTGGCCGCATTGGATGCGGCGCCGCCGCGACTGCTGGGCGGCGCGGGCCGCTGGCGGGACTCCGGTATGGCCGGGACGCCGTCGGCCCGGAACCCGCGGGCCTTCGTGAACTCCGGCGATGCGGCGGTGCAGGAGCTGGTGCGGGTCATTCTCCAGCTGCGCCCGAGCGTGGTGGTCGGGTACGACCCGCACGGCGGTTACGGACACCCGGACCATATTCGCGCGCACGAAATCACCATGGCCGCAGTCGATTCGGCGGTGGAGCTGGGGTGGGAGGTGCCGAAGGTCTACTGGACCGTCACCGACAGCGCCAGCCTCGCCATGCACACCGAAGCCCTGAAGCGCCGCACCGTGGATCAGTTGCCCGGTGCGCTGCCGCGCGGCTGGCGACTGCCGCACGATGGCGAATTGGCTTGTGTGCCACACGAATCCGTCACCACCACGGTGGATATCGCGGATTCCCTGGCGGCCAAGCGCGCCGCCCTGCGCGCACACGCCACCCAGGTGACGGTGGCGCCGTCCGGTCGCGAGTTCGCCCTGTCGAACGATATCGCCCAGCCGGTGTTGCCGGAGGAGCACTACATCCTGGTCCGCGGGCAGCGCGGCCAGGCCGGCGCGGACGGCCGGGAGCACGACCTGTTCGCCGGATTGACCGACACGTATGTTTCCCAGTCGGCCGGGATGAGACACTGA
- a CDS encoding ABC transporter family substrate-binding protein, translating into MVATLLAVATGCTANPPPPIESTDSPKTQPAKPGSNSVVVAVDDIGIGFNPHLRSQQSPAAAAVSSMVLPSPFRPAPTPAVPGGTDWVLDPALMVSADVTSQEPFTITYQIKNEASWSDGAPIAAEDFKYLWQQMITQPGVVDPAGYRLISDISSSAGGKTVTVTMREEYPAWRQLFADLLPQHLVKDSGFEQGLMDTIRVSGAQFRIKQADRGREEILLERNDRYWGKPAVPDQILLRRGGTPAQVAESLRVGDAQMALVHGGVALQSQLAAIPSVRTAVMAQSREMQLVLNGRVGDLADIRVRRAVLGLLDPVLLATVGAQTGSWVEPVRAQVLAPSDPGYVPTSPPRLNTDEVFGLLNEAGYGRAPETPATQSPTSPAPQPRPIAKNGKTLTIRIGAVEGDDSTLAVANTAADQLRSAGIDVNVRSIAAAQLYGKDDTDPGVDAIVGWERAGADPATVLASRYGCPPVVAPDAPGSDTAVADAAKKSPSNLSGVCDPTLQPGIDAALRGIDVGKVIGDSEPKLWDLATVLPIVQDTQVAAAGPRVDGASLSGAIQIGIFADAANWHRLP; encoded by the coding sequence ATGGTTGCGACGCTGCTGGCGGTCGCGACCGGATGCACCGCGAATCCGCCTCCGCCCATCGAGAGCACCGACAGTCCGAAGACGCAGCCTGCCAAGCCGGGGAGCAATTCCGTGGTGGTGGCGGTGGATGACATCGGCATCGGGTTCAATCCGCATCTGCGCTCGCAGCAGTCGCCGGCGGCGGCCGCGGTGTCGTCGATGGTGCTGCCGAGTCCCTTCCGGCCGGCGCCCACCCCGGCGGTGCCGGGCGGTACCGACTGGGTGCTGGATCCGGCGCTCATGGTGTCCGCGGACGTCACCTCGCAGGAACCGTTCACCATCACCTATCAGATCAAGAACGAGGCGTCCTGGTCCGACGGCGCCCCCATCGCGGCGGAGGACTTCAAATACCTCTGGCAGCAGATGATCACGCAGCCCGGTGTGGTGGATCCCGCTGGCTACCGGCTCATTTCGGATATCAGCTCCTCGGCGGGCGGTAAGACCGTCACCGTCACCATGCGTGAGGAGTACCCGGCCTGGCGGCAGCTGTTCGCGGATCTGCTGCCGCAGCATCTGGTCAAGGATTCCGGGTTCGAGCAGGGCCTGATGGACACCATCCGGGTGTCCGGCGCGCAGTTCCGCATCAAGCAGGCCGATCGTGGTCGCGAGGAGATTCTGCTCGAACGCAATGACCGGTACTGGGGCAAGCCCGCGGTGCCGGATCAGATTCTGTTGCGGCGCGGTGGAACTCCCGCGCAGGTGGCCGAATCACTGCGGGTCGGGGATGCGCAGATGGCGCTCGTGCACGGCGGGGTCGCGCTGCAATCGCAGCTGGCGGCCATACCGTCGGTGCGGACGGCCGTAATGGCGCAGTCCCGGGAAATGCAGCTGGTGCTCAACGGCCGCGTCGGGGATCTGGCCGATATCCGGGTGCGGCGGGCCGTGCTCGGCCTGCTGGATCCGGTGCTGCTGGCCACCGTCGGCGCGCAGACCGGCAGCTGGGTGGAGCCGGTGCGCGCGCAGGTGCTGGCGCCGTCGGATCCCGGTTATGTGCCGACCTCGCCGCCGCGGCTCAATACCGACGAGGTGTTCGGGCTGCTGAACGAGGCCGGATATGGCCGCGCGCCCGAGACTCCCGCCACCCAGTCGCCGACTTCGCCTGCGCCGCAACCGCGTCCGATCGCCAAGAACGGTAAGACGCTGACGATTCGGATCGGCGCGGTGGAGGGCGACGATTCCACGCTCGCGGTCGCCAATACCGCCGCCGACCAATTGCGCAGTGCCGGAATCGATGTCAATGTGCGCAGCATCGCGGCCGCGCAGTTGTACGGCAAGGACGATACCGACCCCGGTGTCGACGCCATTGTGGGCTGGGAGCGGGCGGGCGCCGATCCGGCGACCGTGCTGGCCTCGCGCTACGGCTGCCCGCCGGTGGTGGCGCCCGATGCCCCCGGCAGTGATACCGCCGTCGCGGACGCGGCGAAGAAGTCGCCGTCGAATCTGTCCGGTGTCTGCGATCCCACGCTGCAACCCGGTATCGACGCCGCCCTGCGCGGTATCGATGTCGGCAAGGTGATCGGGGATTCGGAGCCGAAGCTGTGGGATCTGGCGACCGTGCTGCCCATTGTGCAGGACACCCAGGTGGCGGCGGCCGGACCGCGCGTGGACGGGGCCTCGCTCAGCGGCGCCATCCAGATCGGCATCTTCGCTGACGCCGCGAACTGGCATCGGCTGCCGTGA
- the typA gene encoding translational GTPase TypA, with protein sequence MSSVEFRNVAIVAHVDHGKTTLVDAMLRQSGVFAERAELVDRVMDSGDLEREKGITILAKNTAVHRHNADGSLTVINVIDTPGHADFGGEVERGLSMVDGVVLLVDASEGPLPQTRFVLRKALAASLPVILVVNKTDRPDARIEEVVEESHDLLLDLASDLDDEASEAAELALDLPVVYASGREGKASTTRPENGQAPGVDNLDELFDVLMKHVPAPKGDKDAALQAHVTNLDASPFLGRIGLVRIYSGTLRKGANVAWMTPEGTKTVKITELLQTIGVERKPGEEAIAGDIVAIAGIPDIMIGDTLADVDNPVALPRITVDEPAISVTIGTNTSPLVGRVSGHKLTARQVKARLDQELVGNVSLRVLDIGRPDAWEVQGRGELALAILVEQMRREGFELTVGKPQVVTKTVDGKVHEPFEELTVDCPDEYLGAVTQLLAARKGKMVQMSNHSAGWVRMEFIVPSRGLIGFRTDFLTDTRGTGIANAVFDGYAPWAGEIRARHTGSLVSDRAGSVTPFAMIQLSDRGQFFVEPGADTYEGMVVGINPRAEDLDINVTREKKLTNMRSATADVFETLAKPLHLDLEAAMEFCTDDECVEVTPEVVRVRKVVLGATERGRELSRKKARDRGAQ encoded by the coding sequence GTGTCGTCTGTCGAGTTCCGTAACGTCGCCATTGTGGCGCACGTCGACCACGGCAAGACAACACTGGTCGACGCCATGCTGCGTCAGTCCGGCGTGTTTGCCGAACGCGCCGAGCTGGTCGACCGGGTGATGGACTCCGGTGATCTGGAGCGCGAGAAGGGCATCACCATTCTCGCCAAGAACACCGCGGTGCACAGGCATAACGCCGATGGTTCGCTCACTGTCATCAATGTGATCGACACCCCCGGCCACGCCGACTTCGGTGGCGAGGTCGAGCGCGGTCTGTCCATGGTCGACGGTGTTGTGCTGCTGGTGGACGCGTCCGAGGGCCCGCTGCCGCAGACCCGCTTCGTCCTGCGCAAGGCGCTCGCCGCCTCGCTGCCGGTGATCCTGGTGGTCAACAAGACCGACCGCCCCGACGCCCGTATCGAAGAGGTCGTCGAGGAGAGCCACGACCTGCTGCTGGACCTGGCCTCCGATCTGGACGACGAGGCCTCCGAGGCCGCCGAGCTGGCGCTGGACCTGCCGGTCGTCTACGCCTCCGGCCGTGAGGGCAAGGCCTCCACCACCCGCCCCGAGAACGGCCAGGCCCCCGGCGTGGACAACCTCGACGAGCTGTTCGACGTGCTCATGAAGCACGTCCCGGCCCCCAAGGGCGATAAGGACGCGGCGCTGCAGGCGCACGTGACCAACCTCGACGCCTCCCCGTTCCTCGGCCGTATCGGCCTGGTCCGCATCTACAGCGGCACCCTGCGCAAGGGTGCGAACGTGGCGTGGATGACCCCCGAGGGCACCAAGACCGTCAAGATCACCGAGCTGCTGCAGACCATCGGCGTCGAGCGCAAGCCCGGCGAGGAGGCCATCGCGGGCGATATCGTCGCCATCGCGGGCATCCCGGACATCATGATCGGCGACACCCTCGCCGATGTGGACAACCCGGTTGCGTTGCCGCGCATCACCGTTGACGAGCCGGCCATCTCGGTGACCATCGGCACGAACACCTCGCCGCTGGTCGGCAGAGTGTCGGGCCACAAGCTCACCGCCCGTCAGGTGAAGGCGCGCCTGGACCAGGAACTGGTCGGCAATGTCTCGCTGCGCGTGCTCGACATCGGCCGCCCGGACGCCTGGGAGGTGCAGGGTCGTGGTGAGCTCGCGCTGGCCATCCTGGTCGAGCAGATGCGCCGCGAAGGCTTCGAGCTGACCGTCGGCAAGCCGCAGGTGGTCACCAAGACCGTCGACGGCAAGGTGCACGAGCCCTTCGAAGAGCTGACCGTGGACTGCCCGGACGAGTACCTGGGCGCCGTCACGCAGCTGCTGGCCGCCCGCAAGGGCAAGATGGTCCAGATGAGCAACCACTCCGCCGGTTGGGTGCGGATGGAGTTCATCGTCCCGTCGCGCGGCCTGATCGGTTTCCGCACCGACTTCCTGACCGACACCCGCGGCACCGGTATCGCCAATGCCGTGTTCGACGGTTACGCGCCGTGGGCCGGCGAGATCCGCGCCCGCCACACCGGTTCGCTGGTGTCCGACCGCGCCGGTTCGGTCACCCCGTTCGCCATGATCCAGCTGTCCGACCGCGGCCAGTTCTTCGTGGAGCCGGGCGCCGACACCTACGAGGGCATGGTCGTGGGCATCAACCCGCGCGCCGAGGACCTCGACATCAATGTCACCCGTGAGAAGAAGCTGACCAATATGCGGTCCGCCACGGCTGATGTGTTCGAGACCCTGGCCAAGCCGCTGCACCTGGATCTGGAAGCGGCCATGGAGTTCTGCACCGACGACGAGTGCGTCGAGGTGACCCCGGAGGTCGTCCGAGTCCGCAAGGTCGTCCTCGGCGCCACCGAGCGTGGCCGCGAGCTGTCTCGCAAGAAGGCCCGCGACCGCGGCGCGCAGTAA
- a CDS encoding 4a-hydroxytetrahydrobiopterin dehydratase, with protein sequence MTPAPLSEEEITKALTDLPGWTRTGDAIARTVEAASFLAGIELVRRVAVAAEAANHHPDIDIRWRRVTFTLSTHDANGLTALDVALAHEIDRLHLQG encoded by the coding sequence ATGACCCCCGCGCCGCTGTCCGAAGAAGAGATCACCAAAGCCCTCACCGATCTGCCCGGCTGGACCCGCACCGGGGACGCCATCGCCCGCACGGTCGAGGCCGCCTCGTTCCTCGCCGGTATCGAACTGGTGCGCCGCGTGGCCGTCGCCGCCGAAGCCGCGAACCATCACCCGGATATCGATATCCGTTGGCGGCGAGTCACTTTCACGCTCTCCACCCATGACGCGAATGGCCTCACCGCGCTGGATGTGGCTCTTGCGCACGAGATCGATCGACTGCATCTGCAGGGCTGA
- a CDS encoding mannosyltransferase: MPPELKVCAVNRHFRLAVAALVLSVLARLAWVLLLPNGMNFVDLHVYMDGSAGLGSGNLYDYTDASKTPDFPLPFTYPPFAALVFYPLHFLPFTLVALAWLLLTMVALYGVVWIALELILGKEALREQHWRTAAVAWTAVGLWLEPVRTTLDYGQVNVFLVLLAMLAVRSTRWWVSGTLIGVAAGVKLTPAVTGLYFVTQRRWLTAVWSAIVFAGTVALTFAISPGETRKYFGELLGDATRIGPVATASNQSLRGSLSRILGHDVQTGPLWIAAVLVTAVLAVLAWRALGSGDRLGTLIIVQFFGLLASPISWSHHWIWLIPAVLWLCYGPLRAAAGARILAGYWLVVTLIGVPWVLMFFQPTIWTISRPGILSWLGTVYTAGVLVFYLWVIRVGRISPADAVDRSRAQEPHPAR; encoded by the coding sequence CTGCCGCCCGAGCTGAAAGTCTGTGCCGTGAATCGACACTTCCGCCTGGCCGTTGCGGCACTGGTGCTTTCGGTGCTGGCCCGTCTGGCCTGGGTGCTGCTGCTCCCGAACGGGATGAATTTCGTCGACCTGCATGTCTACATGGACGGGTCGGCCGGCCTCGGCAGCGGCAATCTGTACGACTACACCGACGCCAGCAAAACCCCGGACTTCCCGCTGCCCTTCACCTATCCGCCGTTCGCCGCGCTGGTGTTCTATCCGCTGCACTTCCTGCCGTTCACGCTGGTGGCCCTGGCGTGGCTGCTGCTGACCATGGTGGCGCTGTACGGCGTGGTGTGGATCGCGCTGGAATTGATCCTCGGGAAAGAGGCGCTGCGCGAACAGCATTGGCGCACCGCGGCGGTCGCGTGGACCGCGGTCGGCCTGTGGCTGGAACCGGTGCGGACCACGCTCGACTACGGCCAGGTCAATGTGTTCCTGGTACTGCTCGCCATGCTCGCGGTCCGCAGTACCCGCTGGTGGGTCTCGGGAACGCTGATCGGCGTCGCGGCCGGGGTGAAACTGACGCCCGCTGTCACCGGGCTGTACTTCGTGACGCAGCGGCGCTGGCTCACGGCGGTGTGGTCGGCGATCGTTTTCGCCGGGACCGTCGCCCTGACCTTCGCGATCTCGCCCGGCGAGACCCGGAAGTACTTCGGTGAACTGCTCGGCGACGCCACCCGGATCGGCCCGGTCGCCACGGCGTCGAACCAATCACTGCGCGGATCGCTCAGCCGCATCCTCGGTCACGATGTGCAGACCGGGCCGCTGTGGATCGCGGCCGTCCTGGTGACCGCTGTGCTCGCGGTGCTGGCCTGGCGGGCGCTGGGCTCCGGCGACCGCCTGGGCACGCTCATCATCGTGCAGTTCTTCGGCCTGCTGGCCTCGCCGATTTCCTGGTCACACCATTGGATCTGGTTGATTCCGGCCGTGCTGTGGCTCTGCTACGGCCCGCTGCGCGCGGCGGCCGGCGCGCGCATCCTGGCCGGATACTGGTTGGTGGTCACGCTGATCGGGGTGCCCTGGGTGCTCATGTTCTTCCAGCCCACCATCTGGACCATCTCCCGGCCGGGCATCCTGTCCTGGCTCGGCACGGTGTACACGGCCGGTGTGCTGGTGTTCTACCTCTGGGTGATTCGGGTCGGCCGGATCAGCCCTGCAGATGCAGTCGATCGATCTCGTGCGCAAGAGCCACATCCAGCGCGGTGA
- a CDS encoding Rv1157c family protein → MSALALAACATVAVPNTAFAKPAPAPQQTTATIPMVPEGVSVDALASLIPAIIGAATGPADIAAPGPQTAILDQAKQILAGLNLPPQIKTTLNSIITFLDGSGGGGPDLPKDGPVIAQFLWPTIGKGCIGSGADSVGTALAVPGPATLPPPGPAAGQAGFVFTALGTKSPSEIQNPPMTVQWLNLDTRQSGVQNLTDEAKINPGGPATLSAIVNTGAGRVVAVVSGSLTTQADPETQPISCSFLPTVGFFTV, encoded by the coding sequence ATGTCAGCGCTGGCCCTGGCGGCCTGCGCCACTGTTGCCGTGCCGAACACCGCGTTCGCCAAACCCGCACCGGCCCCGCAGCAGACCACCGCGACGATTCCGATGGTCCCGGAAGGGGTTTCGGTCGACGCACTGGCCTCGCTGATCCCGGCCATCATCGGAGCGGCCACCGGTCCGGCCGATATCGCGGCGCCCGGTCCGCAGACCGCGATCCTCGATCAGGCCAAGCAGATTCTGGCCGGTCTGAACCTGCCGCCGCAGATCAAGACCACGCTGAACTCGATCATCACCTTCCTCGACGGCAGTGGCGGTGGCGGCCCCGACCTGCCGAAGGACGGTCCGGTCATCGCCCAGTTCCTGTGGCCGACAATCGGTAAGGGCTGCATCGGCTCCGGCGCCGACTCGGTGGGCACCGCGCTCGCCGTGCCCGGCCCGGCCACGCTGCCCCCGCCCGGACCCGCCGCCGGTCAGGCCGGATTCGTCTTCACCGCGCTGGGTACCAAGAGCCCCAGCGAGATTCAGAATCCGCCGATGACCGTGCAGTGGCTGAATCTGGACACCCGTCAGAGCGGCGTGCAGAACCTGACCGACGAGGCCAAGATCAATCCGGGTGGACCGGCCACGCTGTCGGCCATCGTCAATACCGGCGCCGGTCGTGTTGTCGCCGTGGTCTCCGGTTCGCTGACCACCCAGGCCGATCCGGAAACCCAGCCGATCAGCTGCTCGTTCCTGCCGACGGTCGGATTCTTCACCGTCTGA
- a CDS encoding DUF1906 domain-containing protein, with the protein MRSIHVNRRAFLLGGAVIATGISAGLTLPAPNAAARQQIGTLLDYAGGVPDAGAISADGHIGVIRYVSDRRPGAEWMAGKPLLAREVDALSAAGLSVVSCYQFGKGPTADWRGGLAAGIQHATRGLVLHKAAGGPDTAPIYASIDDNPSDEDFDNLIEPYLRGWETVLGHERTGVYANSPTIDSIRGAGLGSYFWQHNWGSPKGYVHPDAHLHQFEIDKRSVSGIGVDVNAVLAPQYGQWW; encoded by the coding sequence ATGCGTTCTATCCATGTCAACCGCCGGGCTTTCCTACTCGGGGGTGCGGTTATCGCCACCGGTATTTCCGCCGGATTGACACTGCCCGCCCCCAATGCCGCTGCCCGGCAACAAATCGGCACCCTGCTCGACTATGCGGGCGGAGTGCCCGATGCCGGCGCCATCAGTGCCGACGGGCATATCGGTGTGATCCGGTACGTCTCCGATCGCCGGCCCGGCGCGGAGTGGATGGCCGGAAAGCCTTTGCTGGCGCGCGAAGTCGACGCGCTGTCCGCGGCCGGACTCTCGGTCGTGTCCTGCTACCAGTTCGGCAAGGGGCCCACCGCCGATTGGCGCGGCGGCCTGGCGGCCGGAATCCAGCACGCCACCCGCGGGCTGGTGCTGCACAAGGCGGCGGGTGGTCCCGATACCGCCCCGATCTACGCCTCCATCGACGATAACCCCAGCGATGAGGATTTCGACAATCTCATCGAGCCGTACCTGCGCGGCTGGGAAACCGTCCTCGGGCACGAGCGGACCGGTGTGTACGCGAACTCGCCGACCATCGACTCCATCCGCGGCGCGGGCCTGGGTTCCTACTTCTGGCAGCACAATTGGGGCTCGCCGAAGGGGTACGTGCACCCTGACGCACACCTGCACCAGTTCGAGATCGACAAGCGCTCGGTGAGCGGCATCGGGGTGGACGTGAACGCGGTGCTCGCGCCGCAGTACGGGCAGTGGTGGTAG